In bacterium, a single genomic region encodes these proteins:
- a CDS encoding 4Fe-4S dicluster domain-containing protein, which translates to MREGKLRELNDLFQALAGDNYRIVGPRKTRSPRGDEVVFAELSSMEDYETGYVATANSAKDFIFARTEPILAFDYDATQTRVRDLLLDVYPPTVILGARPCDARGMQSLDAVFAGEYEDDFYLKRRAATIIVAVSCTAADDACFCTSTGGRPDGVEGADILLTPLADDGYYVETGSAKGEELLAKHEKIFAPAPDRALRDKAIEKAYKDLRHDLTEAPERIKPWLDDYSNYDSEKWPKLVFRCLSCGACTYVCPTCHCFDIVDEGKLGAGERKKNWDACQFDHFTLHASGHNPRERQPLRWRNRFTCKFKIFLDKWNLPGCVGCGRCIRVCPVGQDITEVMAAVAELGE; encoded by the coding sequence ATGCGCGAGGGCAAGCTGCGGGAACTGAACGACCTCTTCCAGGCGCTCGCGGGCGACAACTACCGCATCGTCGGGCCGAGGAAGACGCGGTCTCCGCGGGGCGACGAAGTCGTATTCGCCGAGCTCTCCTCGATGGAGGACTACGAGACCGGGTACGTCGCCACCGCCAACTCCGCCAAGGACTTCATCTTCGCCCGGACCGAGCCGATTCTCGCCTTCGACTACGATGCAACCCAGACGCGGGTCCGCGACCTCCTCCTCGACGTGTACCCGCCCACGGTGATTCTCGGCGCCCGGCCCTGTGACGCCCGCGGCATGCAGAGCCTGGACGCGGTCTTCGCGGGGGAGTACGAGGACGACTTTTATCTGAAGAGGCGCGCCGCCACGATCATCGTTGCCGTGAGCTGCACCGCCGCCGACGACGCCTGTTTCTGTACCTCCACCGGCGGACGGCCCGACGGCGTCGAGGGCGCGGACATCCTCCTGACCCCCCTCGCCGACGACGGCTACTACGTCGAGACCGGCAGCGCCAAGGGCGAGGAGCTTTTGGCCAAGCACGAGAAGATATTCGCCCCGGCGCCCGACCGCGCCCTGCGCGACAAGGCCATCGAGAAGGCCTACAAGGACCTGCGCCACGACCTCACCGAGGCCCCGGAGCGGATCAAGCCCTGGCTCGACGACTACTCCAACTACGACTCCGAGAAGTGGCCGAAGCTGGTTTTCCGCTGCCTCTCCTGCGGCGCCTGCACCTACGTCTGCCCCACCTGCCACTGCTTCGACATCGTGGACGAGGGCAAGCTGGGCGCCGGCGAGCGCAAGAAGAACTGGGACGCATGCCAGTTCGATCACTTCACCCTCCACGCCTCGGGCCACAACCCGCGCGAACGCCAGCCCCTCCGCTGGCGCAACCGCTTCACCTGCAAGTTCAAGATTTTCCTGGACAAGTGGAACCTGCCCGGCTGCGTCGGATGCGGGCGCTGCATCCGCGTCTGCCCCGTCGGCCAGGACATCACCGAGGTCATGGCCGCCGTGGCCGAGCTCGGGGAATAG
- a CDS encoding ABC transporter permease subunit, translating to MNANIFFMELRRHRRGILIWCAVLVGLNTFMMFFYPVVIGSGVFEQLDSFFKNPFFKGMLTTFGVNMENMTSVLGYYVTYNAVYTMLLGSIVAILLGAGLVAREETEKTAEFLLTKPVTRGEVLNSKMAALGCS from the coding sequence TTGAACGCGAACATCTTTTTCATGGAGCTGCGGCGGCACCGGCGGGGGATTCTCATCTGGTGCGCGGTCCTGGTCGGACTGAACACCTTCATGATGTTCTTCTACCCGGTGGTGATCGGGAGCGGGGTTTTCGAGCAACTGGACTCCTTCTTCAAGAATCCCTTCTTCAAGGGGATGCTGACCACCTTCGGCGTGAACATGGAGAACATGACCAGCGTGCTGGGCTACTACGTGACCTACAACGCGGTCTACACCATGCTCCTGGGCAGCATCGTGGCGATTCTTCTGGGCGCGGGGCTCGTCGCCCGCGAGGAGACGGAGAAGACGGCCGAGTTCCTCCTGACGAAGCCCGTAACGCGGGGCGAGGTGCTCAACTCGAAGATGGCGGCCCTGGGGTGCTCGTAA
- a CDS encoding ABC transporter ATP-binding protein, whose translation MTDTAHRFAIETRGLTKFYKKTRGIEDVDLEVEPGEIFGFIGPNGAGKSTTIRTLLSLLCPTRGEGRIFGLDIVRDAKAIKRRVGYLPAEVNYYDRLRVGELLAYSARFYGMENRKRTVNLAEAFNVDLARRFADLSLGNKKKVAILAALLHSPELLILDEPTGGLDPLIQARLTETLREENARGTTVFYSSHVLSEVQKICGRVAILKGGRVVGVEEISSLRRKQLKKVRLSLGAAPEPGAFDVEGVHDFEVKDRDCRFLFDGRPGDLLALLAGMPVNDVTLEEPDLEEIFLHFYKEEETRGLNPLPSLKEGGEG comes from the coding sequence GTGACGGACACCGCTCACCGTTTCGCGATAGAGACCCGCGGCCTGACCAAGTTTTACAAAAAGACGCGGGGCATCGAGGACGTGGACCTGGAGGTGGAGCCGGGGGAAATCTTCGGTTTCATCGGCCCCAACGGCGCCGGCAAGTCCACCACCATCCGCACCCTGTTGTCCCTTTTGTGCCCGACCCGCGGCGAGGGGAGAATCTTCGGCCTGGACATCGTTCGGGACGCGAAAGCGATAAAAAGGCGCGTCGGGTATCTGCCCGCGGAGGTGAACTACTACGACCGCCTGAGGGTGGGAGAGCTTCTGGCCTACTCGGCCCGCTTTTACGGTATGGAGAACCGGAAACGGACCGTGAATCTGGCGGAGGCGTTCAATGTGGACCTCGCGCGCAGATTCGCCGATCTCTCCCTGGGCAACAAGAAGAAGGTGGCCATCCTGGCGGCGCTCCTCCACTCGCCGGAGCTGTTGATCCTGGACGAGCCGACCGGCGGCCTGGACCCCCTCATCCAGGCCCGACTCACCGAGACGCTGCGCGAGGAGAACGCCCGGGGGACGACGGTCTTCTATTCCTCCCACGTTCTCTCCGAAGTGCAGAAAATCTGCGGCCGGGTGGCGATTCTCAAAGGGGGCCGGGTCGTCGGCGTCGAGGAGATCAGCTCCCTGCGCCGGAAGCAGCTCAAGAAAGTCCGTCTGAGCTTAGGCGCCGCCCCGGAGCCCGGCGCGTTCGACGTCGAGGGCGTGCACGACTTCGAGGTGAAGGACCGCGACTGCCGCTTTCTCTTCGACGGGCGCCCGGGAGACCTCCTCGCGCTTCTGGCGGGCATGCCGGTCAACGACGTGACCCTCGAGGAACCGGACCTCGAGGAAATCTTCCTCCACTTCTACAAAGAGGAGGAGACAAGGGGTTTAAACCCCTTGCCTTCCCTTAAAGAGGGCGGGGAAGGTTGA